The Mixophyes fleayi isolate aMixFle1 chromosome 1, aMixFle1.hap1, whole genome shotgun sequence genome includes a region encoding these proteins:
- the CDC37L1 gene encoding hsp90 co-chaperone Cdc37-like 1, with amino-acid sequence MDLPCQQHYEGARRSVACKWSLAEAQQKLNSLALHNSESLDQECAKAQTEVSELQRSEEEWRRKEAALPLGENWGMSSSDAFSQDVFNKSFINQVKNRKDEDESLSFLQKYEAKIRHFGMLSRWNDSQCFLSECPDLVCEETARYLLLWCYHLESEQKKALMEQVAHQAVVMQFIIEMAKSCNVDPRGCFRLFFQKTKEEEEGYLDAFKSELEAFKSRVRIHIESQRYEAAMGQNTSFHSGFGHMGTQCCNQQGILQCHLNTDMNYFKPMDQTEEEDSKMMDIL; translated from the exons ATGGATTTGCCTTGCCAACAGCATTATGAGGGTGCCAGAAGATCCGTGGCATGCAAGTGGAGCTTGGCAGAAGCTCAGCAAAAACTGAACAGTTTGGCACTTCATAATTCGGAATCCTTAGATCAAGAATGTGCCAAGGCTCAGACTGAGGTATCTGAACTGCAACGTAGTGAAGAAGAATGGAGACGGAAAGAAGCTGCTCTGCCACTGGGTGAGAACTGGGGAATGTCTTCTTCGGATGCCTTTAGTCAAGATGTATTTAATAAG AGTTTTATTAACCAGGTTAAAAACAGAAAAGATGAAGATGAATCGCtatcttttttacaaaaatatgaaGCAAAAATTCGGCATTTTG GAATGCTCAGCAGATGGAATGACAGCCAGTGCTTCCTGTCTGAATGCCCTGATCTTGTGTGTGAAGAAACTGCCAGATATCTCCTGTTATGGTGTTACCATTTAGAAAGTGAGCAG AAGAAAGCGCTTATGGAGCAAGTTGCTCATCAAGCAGTTGTTATGCAGTTCATTATTGAAATGGCAAAAAGCTGTAATGTGGATCCAAGAGGATGTTTTCGCTTGTTTTTCCAAAAAACCAAA gaagaagaagaagggtaTTTGGACGCTTTTAAAAGTGAACTAGAAGCCTTTAAATCGAGAGTTCGAATACACATCGAGTCCCAAAGATATGAGGCTGCAATGGGACAGAACACATCTTTTCATTCAGGCTTTGGACATATGGGGACACAGTGCTGTAATCAACAG GGTATTCTACAGTGTCATCTAAATACTGATATGAATTATTTTAAACCCATGGATCAGACAGAGGAAGAGGATTCAAAGATGATGGATATACTATAA